Proteins from a genomic interval of Halomonas alkaliantarctica:
- a CDS encoding DUF2160 domain-containing protein, which yields MSWMVWTVPTAIFFSSIAAMLAGMTVWEILSPTIERKGFLPIATTRGDRLFIGLLSAAYIHLGVIGFTSLSIWIALAVSAVWLLVLMRWG from the coding sequence ATGTCTTGGATGGTATGGACAGTGCCCACCGCCATATTCTTTTCATCCATTGCCGCCATGCTGGCCGGTATGACGGTTTGGGAAATTTTGTCACCCACTATTGAGCGCAAAGGGTTTTTACCCATTGCTACCACTCGCGGGGATCGGCTGTTTATCGGCCTGCTCTCGGCTGCCTATATCCACCTGGGTGTGATTGGCTTCACCTCACTATCCATTTGGATTGCACTAGCAGTATCAGCCGTATGGCTGCTGGTTTTAATGCGCTGGGGATAG
- a CDS encoding carbohydrate ABC transporter permease, whose product MSYQLENTQRGEKYNTIFSKVSPAKRRNRTARAHWRSRLLLGLYLALMILPIYWLINMSLQTNSEILGSMTLWPQNLTFDNYIGIFTDSSWYMGYVNSMLYVAMNMLITISVALPAAYAFSRYTFIGDKHLFFWLLTNLMAPPAVFLLPYFQLYYSVGLFDTHIAVALAHCLFNIPLAIWILEGFMSSVPKEIDETAYIDGYSFPRFFVKIFIPMIRSGIGVTLFFLFMFSWVELLLARTLTATDAQPIGMIMTRTSTASGIDWGTLAAAGVLTIIPGILVVYFVRNHIAKGFALGRT is encoded by the coding sequence ATGAGCTATCAACTCGAAAATACCCAGCGCGGTGAAAAGTACAACACGATTTTTAGCAAGGTTTCACCCGCAAAGCGGCGTAACCGCACTGCCCGTGCGCACTGGCGCTCGCGTCTGCTGCTGGGCCTTTATCTGGCGCTGATGATTTTGCCCATTTACTGGCTGATCAATATGTCGCTCCAGACCAACAGCGAAATTCTCGGCTCTATGACGCTGTGGCCCCAGAACCTTACCTTTGATAACTACATCGGCATTTTTACCGACTCAAGCTGGTACATGGGCTACGTCAACTCGATGCTCTATGTGGCGATGAATATGCTCATCACCATCAGCGTGGCATTACCGGCCGCCTACGCCTTCAGTCGTTACACCTTTATCGGCGACAAGCACCTGTTTTTCTGGCTGTTAACCAACCTAATGGCGCCACCTGCGGTGTTTTTGCTGCCCTACTTCCAGCTCTACTACTCTGTGGGCCTGTTCGATACCCACATCGCCGTAGCGCTGGCTCACTGCCTGTTCAATATCCCGCTGGCTATTTGGATTTTAGAGGGTTTTATGAGCAGTGTGCCCAAGGAGATCGATGAAACCGCCTATATCGACGGTTACAGCTTTCCGCGCTTCTTCGTCAAGATTTTTATCCCCATGATCCGCTCTGGCATTGGCGTCACGCTGTTCTTCTTGTTCATGTTCTCCTGGGTAGAGCTGTTGCTGGCACGCACATTGACCGCCACCGACGCCCAGCCCATTGGCATGATCATGACGCGAACTTCAACGGCCTCGGGGATCGATTGGGGCACCCTGGCCGCCGCCGGTGTACTGACCATTATTCCCGGCATTCTGGTGGTTTACTTCGTTCGTAACCATATCGCCAAGGGCTTTGCCCTGGGCCGTACCTGA